The genomic interval AGAGCCTGCTCTTCTTCCGATACGGCTTCGTGGATGGGGATGGTTTTCTTGTGCTGCATGGCGCTGAATCCTGAGTGAAATGCTCTGATACTACACTGATCCCGAAGCTGGCGGCAAGGGAACCTCTGATTAAGTCAAACGCGGATCGCGTTACATCGAAAACAGGCTTGAACAAGGCGCGCAACGCAGGTCGTAGCTGTGCCTACGACGCCAAGGAGCGCAACGCAGGGCAAGCCTGTTTTCGATGTAACCCGAAGGGACGGGGTATTGCGGGCGCCATGCGGCGTCAAGAGTCGCTGGTGCAGAATGACTGCACGGCGCGGCTCTTTCCTTGCCTGGCATCCCGCAATACCCCGTCGCGACCGCGTTTGACTTAATCAGAGGTTCCCAAAATGCCGGGCTGTTACAATCCCGGGATGCTGATCGACACGCACTGCCATCTCGATGCCGCCGAATTCGCCGCCGACCGCGACCTGGTGGCGGCCCGTGCGCGCGCGGCGGGCGTGGAGGCCATGGTCGTGCCAGCGGTGGAATACGCCAATTTCATGGACGTGCTCGCATGTCGTGCTAACTATCCCGGCTGCCATGCGGCGCTGGGTATTCATCCCATGTATGTGGCGCGGTCGCGCCCGGATGATCTGGCGTTGATGCGCGCTGCCGTCGCGCAACACCAGCCGGTGGCGATCGGCGAAATCGGGCTGGATTTCTTCGTGCCGGATTTCGATGCGGAAGGGCAGGAGTTCTATCTTTCCGAGCAGCTCAAGATCGCGCGGGATTTCGATTTGCCGGTGCTGCTGCATATCCGCCGCGCGCAGGACCGGATTCTCAAGCATTTGCGGCGTATCAAAGTGAAGGGCGGCATCGCGCACGCCTTCAACGGCAGCCGCCAGCAGGCGGACGCGTTCATCGGGCTGGGCTTCAAGCTGGGCTTCGGCGGCGCCATGACTTACCCGCGCGCCACGCGTTTGCGCGAGCTGGCGGCGACGCTGCCGCTGGAAGCGATCGTGCTGGAAACCGATGCGCCGGATATGGCGCCCGTTTTCGCCGCCAGGGAGCGCAACAGCCCGGAGTATCTGCCGCTTATCGCACAAGTCCTGGCCGATTTGCGCGGCATCGGTATCGCGGACGTAGCGCATGCGACCAGCGCGAATGCCCGGGCCGTGCTGGGAGCGCTGGCATGAGCCTGAATAGCCTGCAGCGCATGGCGCTGCTTTCCATTGCGGCCTCCCTCGTCACCATGGCGCTCAAATTCGGTGCCTGGTATCTGACCGATTCGGTGAGTCTATTTTCCGATGCCGCGGAATCGCTGGTCAATCTTGCCGGCGGTCTGGTCGCTTTCGGGGCGCTGACCATCGCGGCGCGCCCGGCAGACAGCGATCACGCCTATGGGCACGACAAAGCGGAGTATTTCTCCAGCGGCGTCGAGGGAACCCTGATCCTGGTGGCGGCGGTGTCCATCATTTATACCGCCGTGGAGCGGTTCTTCCACCCTCAGGCGTTGCACGATCTCGGTCCAGGTCTGGTTATTTCCCTGGTTGCCGCGCTGGTGAATTTCGCCACTGCGCGGGTGATGCTCGTGGTTGCCGTAAGGCAGGACAGCATCACCCTCGAGGCGGATGCAAAACACCTGCTGACCGATGTCTGGACTTCCGCCGGGGTGCTGGGCGGGCTTTCGGTAGTGATGTTCGCGCCGCCGTCGTGGCAGATTCTCGACCCCATCATGGCGGTTGCGGTCGGTTTCAACATCGTCGTGACCGGGGTGAGTCTGATGCGCCGTTCCATGGCCGGTTTGATGGACTCATCTCTGCCGCAGGACGAGGTGGCGCGCATCGAGGCCGAGGTGCGGCGCCTGTTGCCAAGCGGGGCGTCTTTCCACGACCTGCGTACGCGCAAGGCGGGAGCGCGCCGCTTTATCGAATTTCATCTGCTGCTGCCCGGCGATGCCAGCGTCAGCGAATCGCATGCCTTGTGCGACCGCATCGAGGCTGCGATTGCCGAGGCTCTGCCGCGAACATCCATCACTATTCACGTCGAACCCCCGGAGATACATGTCTGATCAAACGCGCGGCCTGCTGCCGCAATTCGAACGCACCCACATCCTGCTTGGCGACGCGGGCATCGAAACCCTGGCGCGCATGCATGTCTTCGTCGCCGGGCTGGGCGGCGTCGGCTCTTATTGCGCCGAGGCGCTGGCGCGCGCCGGTGTGGGACGCATCACGCTGCTCGACCATGACGTGGTGGCGACCAGCAATATCAACCGCCAGCTGCCGGCGCTGCTTTCCACCGTGGGTCAGCCCAAGGGCGAGCTGATGCGGGCGCGCATCATGGACATCAACCCGGCATGCCAGCTCGAAATCCTGCGCATCTTTCTCAACAGCGAGAACGTCAACGATCTGGTGCCCGATTGCGATTACGTGGTCGACGCCATCGATTCCCTGGCCTGCAAGGTGGCGCTGGTGGGCGAGAGCGTGAAGCGCGGTCTGCGCGTCGCTTCCAGCATGGGTGCCGGTAACCGGCTCGATCCGGGGAAGATCAAGATCGCCGACATCGGCAAGACCGAAATGTGCCCGCTGGCCAAGCAGATGCGCAAGCGCCTGGGGCGTCACTACGGTATCTATAAAGGCGTTCTTACAGTTTTCTCGGACGAACAGCCGAGCGCGCCGCTGCCGCCCGAGCCGGTCGAAGGGCCGGGCCGCGCGCGCGCGGTGAACGGCACCATCAGCTATATGCCGCCGCTGTTCGGACTGATGCTGGCGGGGGCGGTGATCCAGGCGTTGCTGAAAGAATGACCGCGCCTGCCGTCACTGCGATTATCCTCGCCGGTGGGCGAGGGCAGCGCATGGGCGAAGTCGACAAGGGTCTGCAAGTGCTGCGCGGCAAGCCCTTGGTCAGCTGGGTGGTGGACAGCATCGCGCCCCAGGTGGACGAGGTGCTGATCAGCGCCAATCGCAACCTGGAGCGCTACCGCGAGTTGGGCTTTGCCGTGCTGCCGGACGCTATGCCCGATTTCCCCGGTCCGCTGGCCGGGTTGCACCGCGCGCTGGAAAACGCGAAACATCCGCTCTGGCTGAGCGTGCCCTGCGATACCCCATTTTTGCCGCCCGACCTGGTGCAGCGGCTGCGCGATGGTTTGTTGTCAGGCGATGCCGAACTGGCCGTTGCCGCATCCGGTGGCCGCTTGCAGCGGGTGATCTGTCTCGGCTACAGCCATTTGCGCGCCGGATTGGGCGATTTCATCGCGCGCGGCGGGCGTCGGGTGGGCGAATGGCAGGACGGATTGCGTGCCATCGCGGTTTCATTCGAGGATGAGTTGATTTTTCGCAACATCAACACGCCCGAAGAATTGTCGGAAGCGGAAAATAAACTGGATTATTAGCGAAATCTAATTTTTCCTCATAAAAGGATGGAATTGTCTGGTAAAAATTCGGTACAATCCGGGTTTTAAATTTTTTCGGTCTCGTTGAACAGGGATGTGGATATGAGTATGAATGAAGTGGATCGCAGCAAGCGGAGGTTTCTGATCGCCGCCACTACTGCAGTCGGCGGGGTAGCGGCGGTAGGTGCCGTTATACCTTTTGTCATGAGCATGCTGCCCAGTGAGCGCGCCAAAGCGGCGGGCGCACCGGTGGAAGTGGATATCAGCAAAATCGAACCGGGCATGATCTTGAACGTCGAGTGGCAAGGCAAGCCGGTGTGGGTTGTCAACCGCACCAAGGAAATGCTCGCTTTGCTCAGCAAGCATGATGACAAGCTGGTCGACGCCAAGTCGGAAGTGCCGCAGCAACCCGACTACTGCAAGAACGCTACTCGTTCCATCAAGCCTGAAATTCTCGTGGCAGTCGGTATCTGCACCCACTTGGGCTGCTCGCCGACCTACCGCCCTGAAATGGCCCCTGCCGATCTGGGTTCCGACTGGGCCGGCGGCTTCTTCTGCCCCTGCCACGGTTCCCGTTTCGACATGGCAGCGCGCGTATATTCCGGAGTTCCCGCGCCGACCAATCTGGTTATTCCGAAACACAAGTATCTCGCCAACGGCCGGTTATTGGTCGGTGATGACAGCAAGGGGGCCTAATTAAATGAACAGTCTGACTAAACTGGTTGGCTGGATTGACGAGCGCTTCCCGCTGACTTCCAACTGGAAGGCGCATCTTTCCGAGTACTACGCACCAAAGAACTTCAATTTCTGGTACTTCTTCGGTTCCCTGGCACTGCTGGTGCTGGTGATGCAGATCGTTACCGGCATTTTCCTCACCATGAACTACAAGCCTGATACCGCCATGGCGTTTGCCTCGGTGGAATACATCATGCGCGACGTGCCATGGGGCTGGCTGATCCGCTACTTGCACTCGACCGGCGCTTCGGCGTTCTTCATCGTGGTGTATCTGCACATGATGCGCGGCCTGATGTACGGTTCCTATCGCAAACCGCGCGAACTGCTCTGGATCTTCGGCATGCTGATCTACCTGGCGCTGATGGCTGAAGCTTTCATGGGCTACCTGCTGCCCTGGGGCCAGATGTCCTTCTGGGGCGCCCAGGTGATTATCAACCTGTTCACCGCCATTCCTTTTGTCGGTCCGGACATTTCGGTATGGATTCGCGGTGACTACGTTATCGGCGACGCCACCTTGAATCGCTTCT from Sulfurimicrobium lacus carries:
- a CDS encoding tRNA threonylcarbamoyladenosine dehydratase, yielding MSDQTRGLLPQFERTHILLGDAGIETLARMHVFVAGLGGVGSYCAEALARAGVGRITLLDHDVVATSNINRQLPALLSTVGQPKGELMRARIMDINPACQLEILRIFLNSENVNDLVPDCDYVVDAIDSLACKVALVGESVKRGLRVASSMGAGNRLDPGKIKIADIGKTEMCPLAKQMRKRLGRHYGIYKGVLTVFSDEQPSAPLPPEPVEGPGRARAVNGTISYMPPLFGLMLAGAVIQALLKE
- a CDS encoding cation diffusion facilitator family transporter, encoding MSLNSLQRMALLSIAASLVTMALKFGAWYLTDSVSLFSDAAESLVNLAGGLVAFGALTIAARPADSDHAYGHDKAEYFSSGVEGTLILVAAVSIIYTAVERFFHPQALHDLGPGLVISLVAALVNFATARVMLVVAVRQDSITLEADAKHLLTDVWTSAGVLGGLSVVMFAPPSWQILDPIMAVAVGFNIVVTGVSLMRRSMAGLMDSSLPQDEVARIEAEVRRLLPSGASFHDLRTRKAGARRFIEFHLLLPGDASVSESHALCDRIEAAIAEALPRTSITIHVEPPEIHV
- the mobA gene encoding molybdenum cofactor guanylyltransferase MobA; this translates as MTAPAVTAIILAGGRGQRMGEVDKGLQVLRGKPLVSWVVDSIAPQVDEVLISANRNLERYRELGFAVLPDAMPDFPGPLAGLHRALENAKHPLWLSVPCDTPFLPPDLVQRLRDGLLSGDAELAVAASGGRLQRVICLGYSHLRAGLGDFIARGGRRVGEWQDGLRAIAVSFEDELIFRNINTPEELSEAENKLDY
- a CDS encoding TatD family hydrolase, giving the protein MLIDTHCHLDAAEFAADRDLVAARARAAGVEAMVVPAVEYANFMDVLACRANYPGCHAALGIHPMYVARSRPDDLALMRAAVAQHQPVAIGEIGLDFFVPDFDAEGQEFYLSEQLKIARDFDLPVLLHIRRAQDRILKHLRRIKVKGGIAHAFNGSRQQADAFIGLGFKLGFGGAMTYPRATRLRELAATLPLEAIVLETDAPDMAPVFAARERNSPEYLPLIAQVLADLRGIGIADVAHATSANARAVLGALA
- the petA gene encoding ubiquinol-cytochrome c reductase iron-sulfur subunit, yielding MSMNEVDRSKRRFLIAATTAVGGVAAVGAVIPFVMSMLPSERAKAAGAPVEVDISKIEPGMILNVEWQGKPVWVVNRTKEMLALLSKHDDKLVDAKSEVPQQPDYCKNATRSIKPEILVAVGICTHLGCSPTYRPEMAPADLGSDWAGGFFCPCHGSRFDMAARVYSGVPAPTNLVIPKHKYLANGRLLVGDDSKGA